From one Leifsonia soli genomic stretch:
- a CDS encoding TetR/AcrR family transcriptional regulator — MPRDGRVVRRRLEEAALELFAERGYERTTTAEIAARAGVTERTYFRHFPDKREVLFAGEQELRDVTVEALAAVPADVEPLPALRQAFHRVVPLLERNRALAELRAPIIQAAPALREREYAKAAALVDLVGSILEQRGATAYTALLAARVGMDALRVALRGWFADGGDLDAAVDEAFDRLRTLAGELPSRDAARGSPDG; from the coding sequence ATGCCACGGGACGGACGAGTCGTGCGGAGGCGACTGGAAGAAGCGGCGCTGGAGCTGTTCGCCGAGCGCGGCTATGAGCGGACGACGACCGCGGAGATCGCTGCTCGCGCCGGCGTCACGGAGCGCACCTACTTCAGGCATTTCCCCGACAAGCGCGAGGTCCTCTTCGCCGGCGAGCAGGAGCTGCGCGACGTCACCGTCGAGGCGCTGGCCGCCGTGCCGGCGGATGTCGAGCCGTTGCCCGCACTGAGACAGGCTTTCCACCGCGTCGTCCCGCTCCTGGAGAGGAACCGCGCTCTCGCGGAACTGCGCGCACCGATCATCCAGGCCGCGCCTGCTCTTCGTGAACGCGAATACGCCAAGGCGGCCGCACTCGTCGACCTGGTCGGGAGCATCCTCGAGCAGCGCGGTGCCACCGCGTACACGGCTCTCTTGGCAGCCCGGGTGGGGATGGATGCGCTCAGGGTCGCTCTGCGCGGGTGGTTCGCCGATGGCGGCGATCTCGATGCGGCCGTGGACGAGGCTTTCGACCGGCTTCGCACCCTGGCCGGCGAGCTCCCGTCGCGGGATGCGGCCCGCGGCTCACCAGACGGCTGA
- the iolD gene encoding 3D-(3,5/4)-trihydroxycyclohexane-1,2-dione acylhydrolase (decyclizing), whose translation MTTRRMTVSQALVEFLSRQWTVDGDHRERTIAGTFGIFGHGNVAGIGQALLQLEREHPGLMPYHQARNEQAMVHQSVGYARMRRRLGTMASAASVGPGAANMLTGAALATANRLPALLLPSDTFATRVADPVLQQLELPHDPGISVNDAFRPLSRFFDRVQRPEQLYSIALQAMRVLTDPAETGAVTIALPEDVQAEALDVPLEFLQEREWHLRRPLPERGALDRAVRAIRAASRPLIVAGGGVLYSGAEDALRALAEATGIPVGTTQAGGGSLAWDHPQYLGGVGATGTTPANRAAAAADVVIGVGTRYSDFTTASRSAFQNPDVVFVNINVAAFDAYKHGSQLPVVADAREALVALRAELDGYRVDDDVADELRRLLAEWNTTVDAAFRGSGADLPGQPEIIGAVQAATDPRDVVVQAAGSLPGDLHKLWRVRDPLGYHVEYAFSCMGYEIAGGLGVKRAAPDRDVVVLVGDGSYLMLHTELVTAVAEGIKIIVVLVQNHGYASIGHLSETVGSERYGTRFRRQSPQGDLDGEVLPVDLAANARSYGVDVIAVEPGPDAVGRLRAAVSQAKASKRTTLIHIDSDPLAYAPDGEGWWDVPVAATSTSETTRAAREAYEQQRTRQRPLLG comes from the coding sequence ATGACGACCAGAAGGATGACCGTCAGCCAGGCCCTCGTGGAGTTCCTCTCCCGCCAGTGGACGGTGGACGGCGACCACCGGGAGCGGACGATCGCCGGGACGTTCGGCATCTTCGGGCACGGCAACGTCGCCGGGATCGGACAGGCCCTCCTGCAGCTGGAGCGTGAGCACCCCGGTCTGATGCCGTATCACCAGGCGCGCAACGAACAGGCCATGGTCCACCAGTCGGTGGGCTACGCCCGGATGCGCCGCCGGCTCGGCACCATGGCGAGCGCGGCATCCGTCGGCCCGGGAGCCGCCAACATGCTGACCGGCGCGGCGCTGGCGACGGCCAATCGCCTCCCGGCCCTCCTCCTCCCGAGCGACACCTTCGCCACCCGCGTCGCCGATCCGGTGCTGCAGCAGCTGGAGCTGCCGCACGATCCCGGCATCTCGGTCAACGACGCATTCCGCCCGCTGTCCCGGTTCTTCGACCGGGTCCAGCGGCCCGAGCAGCTCTACTCGATCGCCCTCCAGGCCATGCGGGTGCTGACCGACCCGGCCGAGACCGGTGCGGTGACGATCGCGCTGCCGGAGGACGTGCAGGCGGAGGCGCTGGATGTCCCGCTCGAGTTCCTGCAGGAACGCGAATGGCACCTCCGCCGGCCGCTCCCCGAGCGCGGGGCGCTGGACCGCGCCGTCCGCGCCATCCGCGCCGCGTCCCGGCCGCTGATCGTCGCGGGCGGCGGCGTGCTGTACTCCGGAGCGGAGGATGCGCTCCGAGCGTTGGCGGAGGCGACCGGCATCCCAGTGGGGACGACGCAGGCGGGCGGCGGCTCCCTCGCCTGGGACCACCCGCAGTACCTCGGCGGCGTCGGCGCCACCGGCACGACTCCGGCCAACCGCGCGGCGGCGGCCGCGGACGTGGTGATCGGGGTCGGCACCAGGTACAGCGATTTCACCACCGCCAGCCGCAGCGCCTTCCAGAATCCCGACGTGGTCTTCGTCAACATCAACGTCGCCGCGTTCGACGCGTACAAGCACGGGTCGCAGCTCCCCGTCGTCGCCGATGCGCGGGAGGCGCTGGTCGCGCTCCGCGCAGAACTCGACGGATACCGGGTCGACGACGATGTCGCGGACGAGCTCCGACGCCTCCTGGCCGAATGGAACACCACGGTCGACGCTGCGTTCCGCGGCTCGGGTGCCGACCTGCCCGGCCAGCCGGAGATCATCGGCGCCGTCCAGGCGGCCACCGACCCGCGCGACGTCGTCGTGCAGGCCGCCGGTTCGCTCCCCGGCGACCTGCACAAGCTGTGGCGGGTGCGGGATCCGCTCGGCTACCACGTCGAGTACGCCTTCTCCTGCATGGGCTACGAGATCGCGGGCGGCCTCGGGGTGAAGCGCGCGGCGCCCGACCGCGATGTCGTCGTCCTGGTCGGGGACGGCTCCTACCTGATGCTCCACACTGAGCTGGTCACGGCCGTCGCCGAGGGCATCAAGATCATCGTCGTCCTCGTGCAGAACCACGGGTACGCGTCGATCGGGCACCTGAGCGAGACGGTCGGCTCGGAGCGATACGGGACGCGCTTCCGCCGGCAGAGCCCGCAGGGCGACCTCGACGGCGAGGTCCTCCCCGTCGACCTGGCGGCCAACGCCCGCAGCTACGGGGTCGACGTCATCGCGGTGGAGCCCGGCCCGGACGCCGTCGGCCGGCTCCGGGCGGCCGTGTCGCAGGCCAAGGCGTCGAAGAGGACGACGCTCATCCACATCGACAGCGACCCTCTGGCCTACGCACCCGACGGGGAGGGATGGTGGGACGTCCCCGTCGCGGCGACATCGACGTCGGAGACCACCCGCGCGGCGCGGGAGGCGTACGAGCAGCAGCGCACACGCCAGCGCCCGCTGCTGGGCTGA
- a CDS encoding ferric reductase-like transmembrane domain-containing protein, whose amino-acid sequence MNEVMWAFGRASGVISLLLFTATLVLGIVTRSGRPLPGMPRFSVSLVHRNVSLLAVVFLVLHVGTLMLDSYAKLGPIDVVVPFLGSFKPFWQGLGTVAFDLVLAIVLTGLLRRRIGQRAFRFVHWFTYAMWPIAVLHAIGNGTNGTSGWFLALAGGCAVLVAAAVVWRLSARFVEHSGTRRVAEAYREGTR is encoded by the coding sequence GTGAACGAGGTGATGTGGGCTTTCGGACGCGCGAGCGGCGTGATCTCGCTGCTGCTGTTCACCGCGACACTGGTGCTGGGCATCGTCACCCGCTCGGGCCGCCCGCTGCCGGGGATGCCGCGGTTCTCGGTCTCCCTCGTGCACAGGAACGTGTCGCTGCTCGCGGTGGTCTTCCTGGTGCTCCATGTCGGGACGCTGATGCTCGACTCGTACGCGAAGCTCGGGCCGATCGACGTGGTGGTGCCCTTCCTCGGCTCCTTCAAGCCGTTCTGGCAGGGCCTCGGGACCGTGGCGTTCGACCTGGTCCTGGCGATCGTCCTCACCGGGCTGCTGCGCCGCAGGATCGGCCAGCGCGCATTCCGTTTCGTCCACTGGTTCACCTACGCGATGTGGCCCATCGCCGTGCTGCACGCGATCGGGAACGGGACCAACGGCACCAGCGGCTGGTTCCTCGCCCTGGCCGGCGGCTGCGCCGTCCTGGTCGCCGCCGCTGTCGTCTGGCGGCTGTCCGCGCGCTTCGTCGAGCATTCCGGCACCCGCCGCGTCGCCGAGGCCTATCGAGAGGGGACACGATGA
- a CDS encoding DEAD/DEAH box helicase, with translation MTTPDSANSDAETADVPTFSSLGLDGAVLKALADVGYETPSAIQAATIPLLLEGRDVVGLAQTGTGKTAAFALPILSRLDLSQKSPQALVLAPTRELALQVAEAFESYATHMKGVHLLPVYGGQGYGVQLSALRRGVHIVVGTPGRIMDHLEKGTLDLSELRYLVLDEADEMLKMGFAEDVETILADTPDDKQVALFSATMPAQIRRISKKYLHDPEEITVKSKTTTSANTTQRYLVVSYAQKVDALTRILEVENFEGMIVFVRTKNETETLAERLRARGYSAAAINGDVAQAQRERTVDQLKSGKLDILVATDVAARGLDVERISHVVNFDIPVDTESYVHRIGRTGRAGRSGAAISFVTPRERRLLTAIEKATRQPLTQMQLPSVDDVNVTRLARFDDAITQALAQEERISRFRDIIGHYVEHHDVPEADVAAALAVVAQGDEPLLLSARDELSQPVERDSRGDRGDRAASGARGERPARRVRNDTRMAPYRLEVGKRQKVEPRQIVGALANEGGLSREDFGHIRIMPEFSIVELPADLPAETLSRLTGTRIGGKLIQLRPDRGSGGRRDAGPRDDRQRDDRPPRKPRRS, from the coding sequence GTGACCACGCCAGATTCCGCGAACAGCGACGCTGAGACCGCCGACGTACCGACCTTCTCCTCGCTGGGGCTGGACGGCGCCGTCCTGAAGGCCCTCGCAGACGTCGGCTACGAGACGCCGTCCGCCATCCAGGCGGCGACCATCCCCCTGCTGCTGGAGGGCCGCGACGTCGTCGGGCTCGCCCAGACCGGCACCGGCAAGACGGCCGCGTTCGCGCTGCCCATCCTCTCCCGCCTCGACCTGTCGCAGAAGAGCCCGCAGGCGCTCGTGCTGGCGCCCACCCGCGAGCTGGCCCTGCAGGTCGCCGAGGCCTTCGAGAGCTACGCGACCCACATGAAGGGCGTGCACCTGCTGCCGGTGTACGGCGGGCAGGGCTACGGGGTGCAGCTCTCCGCGCTGCGCCGGGGCGTCCACATCGTGGTCGGCACGCCCGGCCGCATCATGGACCACCTGGAGAAGGGCACGCTTGACCTCTCGGAGCTGCGCTACCTGGTGCTGGACGAGGCCGACGAGATGCTGAAGATGGGGTTCGCCGAGGATGTGGAGACCATCCTCGCCGACACCCCCGACGACAAGCAGGTCGCCCTCTTCTCGGCGACCATGCCCGCGCAGATCCGCCGGATCTCCAAGAAGTACCTGCACGACCCGGAAGAGATCACCGTCAAATCGAAGACGACGACCTCGGCCAACACCACGCAGCGCTACCTCGTCGTCTCCTACGCGCAGAAGGTGGACGCGCTCACCCGCATCCTCGAGGTCGAGAACTTCGAGGGGATGATCGTCTTCGTCCGCACCAAGAACGAGACGGAGACGCTCGCCGAGCGGTTGCGCGCCCGCGGGTACTCCGCCGCCGCGATCAACGGCGACGTCGCGCAGGCCCAGCGGGAGCGGACCGTCGATCAGCTCAAGTCCGGCAAGCTCGACATCCTGGTGGCGACGGATGTGGCCGCGCGCGGCCTGGACGTCGAACGCATCAGCCACGTGGTCAACTTCGACATCCCCGTCGACACCGAGTCGTACGTGCACCGGATCGGCCGCACGGGCCGCGCCGGCCGGAGCGGCGCGGCCATCAGCTTCGTCACGCCGCGCGAGCGCCGGCTCCTCACGGCGATCGAGAAGGCCACCCGCCAGCCGCTCACGCAGATGCAGCTTCCCAGCGTCGACGACGTCAACGTGACCCGCCTCGCCCGCTTCGACGACGCGATCACGCAGGCACTCGCGCAGGAGGAGCGCATCTCGCGCTTCCGCGACATCATCGGGCACTATGTCGAGCACCACGACGTGCCGGAGGCGGACGTCGCGGCGGCGCTCGCCGTCGTCGCGCAGGGCGACGAGCCGCTGCTCCTCAGTGCGCGCGACGAACTGTCCCAGCCCGTGGAGCGCGACTCGCGCGGCGACCGCGGCGACCGGGCGGCATCCGGCGCGCGGGGCGAGCGCCCGGCCCGACGCGTGCGGAACGACACCCGCATGGCGCCGTACCGCCTCGAGGTCGGGAAGCGCCAGAAGGTGGAGCCGCGCCAGATCGTCGGTGCGCTCGCCAACGAGGGCGGTCTGAGCCGCGAGGACTTCGGCCACATCCGGATCATGCCCGAGTTCAGCATCGTCGAACTCCCGGCCGACCTGCCCGCCGAGACCTTGTCCCGCCTGACGGGGACGCGGATCGGCGGGAAGCTGATCCAGCTCCGCCCCGACCGCGGAAGCGGAGGACGCCGGGACGCCGGGCCGCGCGACGACCGGCAGCGCGACGACCGGCCGCCGCGCAAGCCGCGCCGGAGCTAG
- a CDS encoding TetR/AcrR family transcriptional regulator produces MAEQGTESTGRARQPRTRTRASHSLDSVLAGAVEILDESGVQGLTIRALAARLGGGVASVYWYVSGRDELLDLAADSVLGGIFEQIADVGSDDAIDDLRTIAIAMFDTIVDRPWLGAYVLRDTELQIHSLQLYERIGEEVMRLGLTPRQVFHATSAVVGFVIGTAADLGQEPPAVVVSGEVTREQYLAKITGEWRALDATAYPFIHHIVDEFERHSDREQFAAGLDLLLAGLRLKAEAGSAEPLG; encoded by the coding sequence ATGGCAGAGCAGGGGACCGAAAGTACTGGTCGGGCGCGGCAGCCGCGCACCCGAACGCGCGCATCCCACTCGCTGGATTCGGTGCTGGCCGGGGCTGTCGAGATCCTCGATGAGTCCGGAGTCCAAGGACTGACCATCCGGGCCCTGGCGGCACGGCTCGGCGGAGGCGTCGCGAGCGTCTACTGGTACGTCTCTGGCCGGGACGAGCTGCTGGATCTCGCCGCCGACTCGGTGCTCGGCGGCATCTTCGAGCAGATCGCCGACGTCGGCTCGGACGACGCGATCGACGACCTCCGCACGATCGCCATCGCGATGTTCGACACCATCGTCGACCGCCCGTGGCTCGGCGCCTACGTGCTGCGCGACACCGAACTGCAGATCCACTCGCTGCAGCTCTATGAACGCATCGGCGAGGAGGTCATGCGTCTTGGGCTCACGCCGCGGCAGGTGTTCCACGCGACCTCGGCCGTCGTCGGATTCGTCATCGGGACGGCCGCCGACCTCGGGCAGGAGCCTCCCGCCGTCGTCGTGTCCGGCGAGGTCACGCGCGAGCAGTACCTGGCGAAGATCACGGGCGAGTGGCGAGCGCTCGACGCGACGGCTTACCCGTTCATCCACCACATCGTCGACGAGTTCGAGCGGCACAGCGACCGCGAACAGTTCGCCGCCGGACTCGACCTCCTCCTCGCCGGCCTCCGGCTGAAGGCCGAGGCCGGGTCCGCCGAACCCCTCGGGTGA
- a CDS encoding NADH-ubiquinone oxidoreductase-F iron-sulfur binding region domain-containing protein translates to MTMTGDSATETLTRAPSGTRRLLAAGAEASFETHVRTFGALPARDSAALLAELEASGLAGRGGAAFPTWRKLAAAAAAGSRRRGQAPIVIANGSEGEPLSWKDQVLLQNAPHLVLDGMLTAARAIGARSLILYSGSESIGAVERAIAERPDARGIEVVEAADSFIAGEASAVVHAIESGDPRPIDRTAHLTDSGLRGRPTLVQNVETLAHLGLIARYGGDWFRSVGSRKEPGTRLVTVTGDVPRSGVFEVATDATLLDVLDVVQLDARRASAALVGGYHGAWIPASSFDVRMTPGELGRFGAQPGAGIIHVIGAQRCGLDATAEIVEYLAGQTARQCGPCMFGLPTMAERFSALAHGEAAVENARELLRLSDLIVGRGGCHHPDGTVRLIRSALDVFHADVDAHARGLCTRSPR, encoded by the coding sequence ATGACCATGACCGGCGACTCCGCCACGGAGACCCTCACCCGGGCGCCGTCGGGGACCCGTCGTCTGCTCGCCGCGGGAGCCGAGGCGTCCTTCGAGACCCACGTGCGCACCTTCGGCGCGCTTCCGGCGCGCGACTCGGCCGCGCTGCTCGCTGAACTCGAGGCCTCCGGGCTCGCCGGGCGCGGCGGCGCCGCGTTCCCGACCTGGCGCAAGCTCGCCGCTGCGGCCGCTGCCGGCTCCCGCCGCCGCGGGCAGGCGCCGATCGTCATCGCGAACGGGTCGGAGGGCGAACCGCTCAGCTGGAAGGACCAGGTGCTCCTCCAGAACGCCCCGCACCTCGTCCTGGACGGGATGCTCACCGCGGCGCGCGCGATCGGCGCGCGCAGCCTCATCCTCTATTCCGGCTCGGAGTCGATCGGCGCGGTCGAGCGCGCGATCGCCGAACGTCCCGACGCACGGGGCATCGAGGTCGTCGAGGCGGCCGACAGCTTCATCGCGGGCGAGGCGAGCGCCGTCGTCCACGCCATCGAGAGCGGCGACCCGCGGCCGATCGACCGCACCGCCCACCTGACCGACTCCGGGCTGCGGGGGCGACCGACGCTCGTCCAGAACGTGGAGACGCTGGCGCACCTCGGACTGATCGCGCGCTACGGCGGCGACTGGTTCCGCAGCGTGGGGTCGAGGAAGGAGCCGGGGACGCGCCTCGTCACGGTCACCGGCGACGTCCCCCGCTCCGGCGTGTTCGAGGTCGCCACCGACGCGACCCTGCTCGATGTGCTGGACGTGGTCCAGCTGGACGCGCGGAGGGCGTCGGCCGCGCTGGTCGGCGGCTATCACGGAGCGTGGATCCCCGCCTCCTCCTTCGACGTGCGGATGACCCCGGGCGAGCTCGGCCGGTTCGGCGCGCAGCCGGGCGCCGGCATCATCCACGTCATCGGAGCCCAGCGCTGCGGGCTGGATGCGACCGCCGAGATCGTCGAGTATCTCGCCGGGCAGACGGCGCGCCAGTGCGGGCCGTGCATGTTCGGGCTGCCCACGATGGCGGAGCGGTTCTCGGCCTTGGCGCACGGTGAGGCGGCGGTGGAGAACGCCCGCGAACTGCTGCGGCTCTCCGATCTGATCGTCGGGCGCGGCGGCTGCCACCACCCGGACGGGACGGTCCGGCTGATCCGCAGCGCGCTCGACGTGTTCCACGCCGACGTGGACGCCCACGCCCGCGGCCTCTGCACGAGGAGCCCGCGATGA
- a CDS encoding ferredoxin, which translates to MTGPASPSLHIDWTRCDGRGLCAEILERAIGRDDWGYPVALRGAPEGRTDVPLRADELDDAEEAVALCPVAALRLSGPRMR; encoded by the coding sequence ATGACCGGCCCCGCCTCGCCGTCGCTGCACATCGACTGGACCCGCTGCGACGGCCGCGGGCTCTGCGCCGAGATCCTGGAGCGCGCCATCGGCCGCGACGACTGGGGCTATCCCGTCGCGCTGCGCGGAGCGCCGGAAGGCCGCACCGATGTGCCGCTGCGCGCCGACGAGCTCGACGACGCCGAGGAGGCCGTCGCTCTGTGCCCGGTCGCCGCGCTCCGGCTCTCCGGCCCGCGGATGCGCTGA
- a CDS encoding FAD:protein FMN transferase — MAHPPAPELTAARTEWAVWSTTAALVVERAERLGEARAIAERVLAEVGAACSRFDAGSELSRVSADPRIERGVEVSPLLASLVATALQAAAETGGSVDPTIGGDLDRWGYDRDIALLGAAPAAAPAAPVTVSVVRREAGWRAVRLDGRVLSIPAGVRLDLGATAKARAADLIAERVSSELDTGVLVSLGGDIATGGATADGGWEVLVQDLPADPAQQVFLPDGAAMATSSTQKRRWLHDGRVHQHILDPAFGTPVVPAWRSVTVAAATCVRANTLSTAAVVRGTAARTWLAEQAAAARLVDLAGRVVTLGAWPDPAVPDTAAAGGRP, encoded by the coding sequence GTGGCACATCCTCCGGCTCCTGAGCTGACCGCCGCCCGCACCGAGTGGGCGGTGTGGAGCACGACCGCGGCCCTGGTGGTCGAGCGCGCCGAGCGGCTCGGGGAGGCCAGGGCGATCGCCGAGCGCGTCCTCGCCGAGGTCGGCGCCGCCTGCAGCCGGTTCGACGCCGGCTCGGAGCTCTCGCGGGTGTCCGCGGACCCGCGCATCGAACGGGGCGTCGAGGTGTCGCCGCTGCTGGCGTCGCTCGTCGCGACCGCGCTCCAGGCTGCCGCGGAGACCGGCGGAAGCGTCGACCCGACGATCGGCGGCGACCTCGACCGCTGGGGCTACGACCGCGACATCGCGCTCCTCGGGGCCGCACCGGCGGCGGCACCCGCGGCACCCGTGACGGTGTCCGTGGTGCGCAGGGAGGCAGGATGGCGCGCCGTCCGGCTCGACGGACGGGTCCTCTCGATCCCGGCCGGGGTGCGTCTGGACCTCGGGGCGACGGCGAAAGCCCGGGCGGCCGACCTCATCGCGGAACGGGTGAGCTCCGAACTCGACACAGGCGTCCTCGTCTCGCTGGGCGGCGACATCGCCACCGGCGGCGCCACGGCGGACGGCGGCTGGGAGGTCCTGGTGCAGGACCTCCCCGCCGATCCCGCGCAGCAGGTGTTCCTGCCCGACGGCGCGGCCATGGCCACCTCCAGCACGCAGAAGCGCCGGTGGCTGCACGACGGCCGGGTGCACCAGCACATCCTCGACCCCGCCTTCGGCACCCCGGTGGTGCCTGCCTGGCGCTCGGTCACGGTCGCCGCCGCGACCTGCGTGCGCGCCAACACCCTGAGCACCGCCGCGGTCGTGCGCGGGACGGCGGCCCGGACCTGGCTCGCCGAGCAGGCCGCGGCCGCCCGGCTCGTGGACCTGGCCGGGCGCGTCGTCACGCTCGGGGCGTGGCCGGATCCCGCCGTCCCTGACACCGCGGCGGCGGGAGGCCGACCGTGA
- a CDS encoding Type 1 glutamine amidotransferase-like domain-containing protein → MKLLLTSGGVTNASIRAELDRQLGKPVSACHALAIPTAQWGHPLCGPDSARRFVAAGSDRDLTGLGWASVGLLELTALPSIPAERWTSWIRDADALLVDGGDATYLAHWMRESGLADLLPTLDDTVWVGISAGSMAMTPRIGHDFVEWAGAADDSTLGIVDFAIYPHLDVFPSNTVAHAERWVEDVGLPAYVIDDETAIAIGDDGIPHVISEGRWIELRPGQHRTASHR, encoded by the coding sequence GTGAAGCTGCTGCTGACATCCGGCGGTGTGACCAACGCCAGCATCCGCGCGGAGCTCGACCGCCAGCTCGGCAAGCCCGTCTCTGCGTGCCATGCGCTCGCGATCCCGACCGCACAGTGGGGTCACCCGCTGTGCGGGCCGGACTCGGCGCGCCGGTTCGTCGCGGCGGGGAGTGATCGCGACCTGACGGGATTGGGATGGGCGTCGGTCGGCCTGCTCGAGCTGACGGCGCTTCCCAGCATCCCGGCCGAGCGGTGGACGTCGTGGATCCGCGACGCGGACGCCCTTCTCGTGGATGGCGGGGACGCGACCTACCTCGCGCACTGGATGCGGGAGTCCGGCCTGGCCGACCTGCTGCCGACGCTCGACGACACGGTGTGGGTCGGGATCAGCGCAGGAAGCATGGCGATGACGCCCCGGATCGGCCACGACTTCGTCGAGTGGGCGGGTGCGGCCGACGACTCGACGCTCGGCATCGTCGACTTCGCGATCTACCCGCACTTGGACGTCTTCCCGTCGAACACCGTCGCTCACGCCGAGCGGTGGGTCGAGGACGTCGGGCTGCCCGCGTACGTGATCGACGACGAGACCGCGATCGCGATCGGCGACGACGGGATCCCCCACGTGATCTCCGAAGGCCGGTGGATCGAACTCCGCCCAGGGCAGCATCGCACCGCATCGCACCGCTGA
- a CDS encoding GntR family transcriptional regulator, translating into MVQAEHPLPADLFLDLERSGPVPMYYQVASRLEKAITEGTLPAGARLENEVALGLRLGLSRPTIRRAIQELVDKGLLVRRRGVGTQVVHGRVTRNVELSSLYEDLESSGQTPETRILDCAVVPADAHAAAILDIAPGSATLHLRRLRLADGVPIAILENTLPTEFSDLAEGDLAGHGLYQLLRARGVTMRVANQRIGAREATAEEAALLGIRRGSAVLTMSRTVFDNSGRAVEFGQHCYRPDRYSFEVTLVNR; encoded by the coding sequence ATGGTCCAAGCAGAGCATCCGCTGCCTGCTGACCTCTTCCTCGACCTGGAGCGTTCCGGCCCGGTGCCGATGTACTACCAGGTCGCGAGCCGGCTCGAGAAGGCGATCACCGAGGGGACGCTTCCCGCCGGCGCCCGGCTGGAGAACGAGGTGGCGCTGGGTCTCCGGCTCGGCCTGTCGCGCCCCACGATCCGGCGCGCCATCCAGGAGCTCGTCGACAAGGGGCTGCTGGTCCGCCGTCGCGGGGTGGGCACGCAGGTCGTCCACGGCCGGGTGACGCGCAACGTGGAGCTGAGCAGCCTCTACGAAGACCTCGAGAGCTCGGGACAGACGCCGGAGACGAGGATCCTGGACTGCGCCGTCGTCCCCGCGGACGCGCACGCCGCCGCCATCCTGGACATCGCACCCGGCAGTGCCACCCTCCATCTGAGGCGTCTGCGCCTGGCCGACGGCGTGCCGATCGCCATCCTCGAGAACACACTGCCCACCGAGTTCTCCGACCTCGCCGAGGGGGACCTCGCCGGCCACGGTCTCTACCAGCTCCTGCGCGCGCGAGGAGTCACCATGCGCGTCGCCAACCAGCGCATCGGGGCTCGCGAGGCGACGGCGGAGGAGGCGGCCCTGCTCGGCATCCGGCGGGGAAGCGCCGTGCTGACCATGTCGCGGACGGTCTTCGACAACTCCGGTCGCGCTGTCGAGTTCGGTCAGCACTGCTACCGCCCCGACCGGTATTCGTTCGAGGTGACCCTGGTCAACCGCTGA
- a CDS encoding alpha/beta fold hydrolase, whose amino-acid sequence MTRQMRRAGTLDLDGTSLSYDDNAGTGPTIVGAHGLTMSRAAEDAGGYFDWSAITTAGRRLVRYDARGHGRSTGRPAPADYGWPRLADDLLALLDTVSPDEPVDAFGVSMGVGTILHAVIKRPDRFRRLALVIPPTAWETRAAQAVTYQQIAALVREHGVAALAASSASLPPLPILEAGGWNPAAPDIDESIIADVMLGASDTDFPTPEAISTIQQPVLLRPWTGDPSHPVATAERLHELLPDSVLEIQRTPDDVRALGARILTAFS is encoded by the coding sequence ATGACCCGACAGATGCGGCGCGCAGGAACCCTCGATCTCGACGGGACGAGCCTGTCCTACGACGACAACGCCGGCACCGGTCCGACCATCGTCGGGGCCCACGGGCTCACCATGTCGAGGGCCGCCGAGGATGCCGGCGGCTACTTCGACTGGTCGGCCATCACCACGGCCGGCCGGCGCCTCGTGCGATACGACGCCCGCGGTCACGGTCGATCCACAGGCCGGCCCGCTCCTGCGGACTATGGCTGGCCACGGCTGGCCGACGACCTTCTGGCGCTTCTCGACACCGTCTCGCCGGATGAGCCCGTCGACGCCTTCGGCGTGTCGATGGGAGTCGGCACGATCCTCCACGCCGTGATCAAGCGGCCGGACCGGTTCAGGCGCCTCGCCCTGGTCATCCCGCCCACCGCGTGGGAGACCCGGGCGGCACAGGCGGTGACCTATCAGCAGATCGCCGCTCTCGTCCGCGAACACGGCGTCGCCGCGCTGGCCGCTTCCTCCGCTTCCCTCCCCCCTCTGCCCATCCTCGAAGCAGGCGGCTGGAATCCGGCCGCTCCCGATATCGACGAGAGCATCATCGCCGACGTCATGCTGGGAGCATCGGACACCGACTTCCCCACCCCTGAGGCGATCTCCACCATCCAGCAGCCCGTCCTCCTGCGCCCCTGGACCGGCGACCCGAGCCATCCGGTGGCGACCGCCGAACGGCTGCACGAACTCCTCCCGGACTCGGTGCTCGAGATCCAGCGCACTCCGGACGATGTCCGTGCGCTCGGGGCTCGGATCCTGACCGCCTTCAGCTGA